The Pyrococcus kukulkanii genome contains a region encoding:
- a CDS encoding OB-fold nucleic acid binding domain-containing protein, with the protein MKKRMPATRVYIKDILEGYFVKSEGDFEPNYLITKDARKIYRAKIVGTVVREPLIAEDETYGKFQIDDGTGVIWVLGFRDDTKFAKLVKKGDLVQVIGKIAEWRDDKQILVEGVAKVHPNMWILHRYETLKEKVEHIRKAKIALEIYNQYGITAKSKVIAKNKGIDEELLETIDELYGIMMEQRAMEEPVEELLEEEVTEEEIKGENEILEEVKEEILKILRQKKIAVSRKYLMKKLGSKYDEETIEDAIAELLIDGEIYEPETGYYKLL; encoded by the coding sequence ATGAAGAAGAGAATGCCCGCTACTCGGGTTTATATTAAGGACATCCTAGAGGGGTACTTCGTTAAGAGCGAGGGTGACTTTGAGCCAAACTACCTGATAACCAAGGATGCAAGAAAAATATACAGGGCAAAGATAGTGGGAACGGTGGTTAGGGAGCCTCTTATAGCTGAAGACGAGACTTACGGCAAGTTCCAGATAGATGATGGTACAGGGGTAATCTGGGTTCTTGGATTCAGGGATGATACAAAGTTCGCCAAGCTCGTGAAGAAGGGTGACCTAGTGCAGGTGATAGGAAAGATAGCGGAGTGGAGAGATGACAAGCAGATACTGGTCGAGGGTGTGGCTAAAGTCCACCCGAACATGTGGATACTTCATCGCTATGAAACGCTTAAGGAAAAAGTAGAGCACATAAGGAAGGCCAAGATAGCCTTGGAGATCTACAACCAGTACGGAATTACCGCAAAGTCAAAGGTAATAGCCAAGAACAAGGGAATAGATGAGGAGCTACTTGAGACAATAGATGAGCTTTACGGCATAATGATGGAGCAGAGGGCAATGGAGGAGCCAGTTGAAGAGCTACTCGAGGAGGAAGTCACCGAAGAGGAGATTAAGGGAGAAAATGAGATCTTAGAAGAAGTTAAAGAGGAGATCCTCAAGATACTGAGGCAGAAGAAAATTGCAGTATCAAGGAAGTATCTGATGAAGAAGCTTGGAAGCAAGTACGACGAAGAGACCATAGAAGATGCAATAGCAGAATTGCTGATCGATGGAGAGATTTACGAACCAGAAACAGGTTACTATAAGTTGCTCTAG
- a CDS encoding replication protein RepA, with translation MEQPVKRRKPAVERRISEIREDDTRVSLIGRVIKVDKMEYMFWLDDGTGVAIIESEGDLPKVGQVVRVIGRIIRNEEGMHIYGEIIQDFSDADLEALEEIMELERKVLPKLERELMWWSE, from the coding sequence ATGGAGCAACCAGTAAAAAGGAGAAAGCCCGCAGTGGAGAGAAGAATAAGCGAGATTAGGGAAGATGACACTAGGGTTTCGCTCATCGGCAGAGTGATTAAGGTTGATAAGATGGAGTACATGTTCTGGCTCGACGATGGAACTGGGGTCGCCATAATTGAGAGCGAAGGAGATCTACCAAAAGTTGGCCAAGTGGTGAGGGTAATAGGGAGGATAATAAGGAACGAAGAGGGCATGCACATTTATGGGGAGATCATTCAAGACTTTAGCGATGCAGACTTAGAGGCCTTAGAGGAGATTATGGAGTTAGAGAGGAAAGTTCTGCCTAAATTAGAAAGAGAGCTTATGTGGTGGTCAGAATGA
- a CDS encoding OB-fold nucleic acid binding domain-containing protein encodes MVVLTKDKIIEIIERKTGMSREEIEEEIRRIMEEDPLLSEQGAAALLAERLGVELLEEREESLMKISDLYPGIDPREVNVVGRVLKKYPPREYTKKDGSVGRVASLIIYDDSGRARVVLWDSKVLEYYNKIEVGDVIKVLDAQVRESLSGLPELHINFRARIILNPEDPRIDSIPPLEEVRIATYTRKKIKDVESGDRFIELRGTIAKVYRVLVYDACPECKRKVDYDPGIETWICPEHGEVEPIKITILDFGLDDGTGYIRVTLFGDDAEELLGVSPEEISEKIREMESMGMTMKEAARKLAEEEFYRIIGKEIVVRGNVIEDRFLGLILRASSWEDVDYRREIERVKRELEELGVM; translated from the coding sequence ATGGTGGTGCTGACAAAGGATAAGATAATTGAAATTATCGAAAGGAAAACAGGAATGAGTAGAGAGGAGATCGAGGAAGAGATAAGAAGGATTATGGAAGAGGATCCATTACTAAGCGAACAGGGAGCTGCAGCATTGCTTGCGGAAAGATTGGGAGTAGAATTACTAGAAGAAAGGGAAGAAAGTCTCATGAAGATCTCAGATCTGTACCCAGGAATTGATCCCAGGGAGGTAAACGTAGTAGGAAGGGTTCTTAAGAAGTATCCACCCAGGGAATACACCAAGAAGGACGGCTCAGTTGGAAGGGTTGCCAGCTTAATTATATACGATGACAGTGGAAGGGCCAGGGTAGTTCTATGGGACTCTAAAGTCCTCGAGTATTACAATAAGATCGAAGTTGGTGATGTAATCAAGGTTCTAGATGCTCAAGTGAGGGAAAGCCTCTCAGGACTCCCAGAGTTGCACATAAACTTTAGGGCTAGAATAATTCTCAACCCAGAGGATCCCAGGATAGATTCAATTCCACCACTTGAGGAAGTGAGGATTGCCACGTACACGAGAAAGAAGATAAAAGACGTTGAGTCAGGAGACAGGTTCATAGAGCTCAGAGGAACAATAGCCAAGGTCTACAGGGTTCTAGTTTATGATGCATGCCCCGAGTGCAAGAGAAAAGTCGACTACGACCCAGGAATAGAAACGTGGATATGTCCAGAGCACGGAGAAGTTGAGCCAATAAAGATCACGATCCTTGACTTCGGTCTCGATGATGGAACTGGCTATATAAGGGTCACACTCTTCGGTGACGATGCCGAAGAGCTACTGGGTGTCAGCCCAGAAGAAATCAGCGAGAAGATAAGAGAAATGGAAAGCATGGGAATGACAATGAAAGAGGCAGCAAGAAAGTTAGCTGAAGAGGAGTTTTACAGAATAATAGGGAAGGAGATAGTGGTTAGAGGGAATGTGATAGAGGACAGGTTCCTGGGCTTAATTCTAAGGGCATCCTCCTGGGAGGACGTTGATTACAGGAGGGAGATTGAGAGAGTTAAGAGGGAGCTTGAAGAGCTGGGGGTGATGTAA
- the scpB gene encoding SMC-Scp complex subunit ScpB produces the protein MGLLEDKALVEAALFVAGRPLSIKELSKALGIKSLDYLEKLIELIASEYAERKSAIEVVKVAGDKWVMQVKQEYSQRVIHLMPKPELRAGELKTLALIAYLQPVEQSKIIKLRGSQAYEHIRKLLEMGLIYAEPYERTKLLGTTDKFAELYGFPENDPKIIREAFKKVIHAEYEDLVKKLEETEVQRKSATTNSSTTDESIKNPT, from the coding sequence ATGGGGTTGCTTGAGGACAAGGCGTTAGTCGAAGCTGCGCTTTTTGTTGCCGGAAGGCCATTGAGTATCAAGGAGTTGTCCAAGGCCCTTGGCATTAAATCCCTAGACTACCTTGAGAAGCTTATTGAACTTATAGCAAGTGAATACGCGGAGAGAAAGAGCGCAATAGAGGTCGTTAAAGTTGCGGGTGACAAATGGGTCATGCAAGTTAAGCAGGAGTACTCGCAGAGGGTTATCCACCTAATGCCAAAGCCAGAACTTAGGGCTGGAGAGCTAAAGACGCTCGCATTAATTGCATATCTTCAACCAGTAGAACAGAGCAAGATAATCAAGCTTAGAGGAAGTCAGGCCTATGAGCACATAAGGAAGCTCCTTGAAATGGGCCTAATATACGCCGAACCCTACGAGAGAACAAAGCTTCTCGGCACTACCGATAAGTTCGCTGAACTCTATGGATTCCCAGAAAATGATCCTAAGATAATAAGAGAGGCCTTCAAGAAAGTTATTCACGCGGAATACGAGGACCTCGTTAAGAAGCTGGAGGAAACTGAGGTTCAAAGAAAGAGCGCTACTACCAATTCTAGTACCACAGACGAAAGTATTAAAAACCCCACTTAA
- a CDS encoding Na+/H+ antiporter NhaC family protein: protein MGDFGVLSLLPPLVAIVLAIWTKRVVFALFAGVWVGGWMAAGWNPITGTIKTFEWIVGNVTDSWNATILIFDFLIGAGVGLIYKSGGVHAIANALTKRIKTSRDATLLGWLLGVLVFFDDYTNTIIVGNTMRPITDKMRVSREMLAYIDDSTAAPVAGIALVSTWIGYELGLIKEAFGKLNISMGEYYAWLHSVPYRFYSIFAIILVFIVAYTQRHYGAMLKAEMRARTTGKVVRDGAKPLMATESDLGQPKLEKGSIHFFVWPILSLVFVTLYGLYYTGKSACEGACSFKDILGNADSATSLLWGSFAMVLVALVLILATKTMTVEEAESAMIQGMKQMMMATVILVLAWSIKSATEAVGTADYVVGLAKSANVPAGLIPMIIFLTAMFISFTTGTSWGTFGILMPIAIPLAHELAPNDPHILFASIGAVFAGGIFGDHCSPISDTTIMSSMFSGSDHIDHVTTQIPYAVTAASVGLVLYVLFAAGIRSPVILLPIGAVLLVLAWYFLSEWYGKKYGIPHGRVPIYPTEISE, encoded by the coding sequence ATGGGTGATTTTGGGGTTTTATCCCTATTGCCCCCATTGGTAGCTATAGTATTGGCGATATGGACGAAGAGGGTAGTGTTTGCGTTGTTCGCGGGTGTTTGGGTAGGAGGCTGGATGGCCGCAGGATGGAACCCTATAACAGGTACAATAAAAACGTTCGAATGGATAGTAGGGAACGTAACAGATAGCTGGAACGCTACAATCCTGATATTTGACTTCTTGATTGGTGCCGGAGTTGGACTGATTTATAAGTCTGGTGGGGTTCATGCAATAGCAAATGCCCTTACTAAGAGAATAAAGACGAGTAGGGATGCGACGTTATTAGGCTGGCTCCTTGGAGTCCTCGTATTTTTCGACGATTATACAAACACGATAATAGTCGGTAACACAATGAGGCCAATAACCGACAAGATGAGAGTTTCAAGAGAGATGCTTGCTTACATTGACGATTCAACTGCCGCACCGGTAGCTGGGATTGCCTTAGTCTCAACTTGGATAGGTTACGAGCTCGGACTAATTAAGGAGGCCTTTGGAAAGCTCAACATATCGATGGGTGAATACTATGCATGGCTTCATAGCGTACCCTACAGGTTCTATTCAATATTCGCAATAATCCTCGTTTTCATCGTGGCTTACACCCAGAGGCACTACGGTGCAATGCTCAAGGCAGAAATGAGAGCTAGAACTACAGGAAAAGTAGTAAGGGATGGTGCAAAACCATTAATGGCAACTGAGAGTGACTTAGGACAGCCAAAGCTTGAAAAAGGCAGCATCCACTTCTTCGTCTGGCCAATTCTATCATTGGTCTTCGTCACGCTCTACGGCCTCTACTATACTGGTAAGAGTGCATGTGAGGGGGCATGCTCCTTCAAGGACATTCTCGGAAATGCAGATTCAGCAACCTCTCTGCTCTGGGGCTCATTCGCAATGGTATTAGTTGCCCTAGTCCTGATATTGGCGACCAAAACGATGACCGTCGAGGAAGCCGAGAGTGCAATGATTCAGGGTATGAAGCAGATGATGATGGCTACGGTCATCTTAGTTCTGGCATGGAGCATTAAGAGTGCAACCGAGGCCGTTGGAACTGCTGACTATGTCGTTGGCTTAGCAAAGAGCGCCAACGTTCCTGCAGGATTAATTCCAATGATAATCTTCCTAACGGCAATGTTCATATCGTTCACAACTGGAACGAGCTGGGGAACCTTCGGAATACTAATGCCTATTGCAATACCACTAGCCCATGAGCTAGCCCCCAACGATCCGCACATATTATTCGCCAGCATAGGTGCTGTCTTCGCAGGGGGTATCTTCGGAGACCACTGCTCACCGATAAGTGATACGACAATTATGAGCTCAATGTTCTCAGGCTCAGATCACATCGACCACGTCACAACGCAAATACCGTACGCGGTGACCGCGGCATCAGTAGGTTTAGTCCTCTACGTCCTCTTCGCTGCAGGCATTAGAAGTCCAGTAATACTCCTACCGATAGGCGCCGTCCTATTAGTTCTTGCATGGTACTTCCTCAGCGAGTGGTACGGTAAGAAGTACGGCATTCCACATGGAAGGGTTCCAATATACCCAACCGAAATTTCAGAGTGA
- a CDS encoding archaeosine biosynthesis radical SAM protein RaSEA, with product MYWIGEDNVAGEPGKVLYVILPTIGCYRYRLGKACYMCSYPAQSPKSTSQEKILNYFLEALSKIKGKEGRFAIRIFTSGSFFDSAEVRRETRRRIFKEIAKLDNVYEVVVETRSEIIKKEWVEELAEIVEGKWFEVALGLETANDDIAEVSINKGNTFEQFVRASEIIHDAGARVKTYLLLKPIFLSERDAIEDAKYSIERAEPYTDTFSINITNIQRGTLYEMIWEKGEYRPPWLWSVVKVLKWAKRRFPRKRFLSDPVGAGSIRGPHNCGDDKTFERAIRKFSTTQDIKHLENLPSDCLENWKYIVDEGILDWQLIRAKTSQYSDF from the coding sequence ATGTACTGGATCGGAGAAGACAACGTGGCCGGGGAACCTGGGAAGGTGCTCTACGTTATACTCCCCACAATTGGGTGTTACAGGTATAGGCTTGGAAAGGCATGTTACATGTGCTCCTATCCTGCCCAATCCCCCAAGAGCACATCCCAGGAAAAAATCTTGAACTATTTCCTTGAGGCTCTCTCTAAGATAAAGGGTAAAGAAGGAAGATTTGCAATTAGGATTTTCACTTCAGGCTCATTCTTTGATTCAGCTGAGGTTAGGAGAGAAACTAGGCGTAGGATATTTAAGGAAATAGCTAAGCTTGACAACGTTTATGAAGTAGTCGTTGAGACGAGGAGTGAGATAATAAAGAAGGAATGGGTTGAAGAGCTTGCGGAGATAGTTGAGGGGAAGTGGTTTGAAGTTGCCCTGGGGCTTGAAACTGCTAACGATGATATAGCGGAGGTATCGATAAACAAGGGAAACACATTTGAACAGTTCGTGAGGGCTAGCGAAATAATCCATGATGCTGGGGCTAGGGTTAAGACCTACTTACTTTTGAAGCCCATCTTCCTCTCCGAGAGGGATGCAATTGAGGATGCAAAGTACAGCATAGAGAGGGCCGAGCCCTACACGGACACGTTCTCGATCAACATAACGAACATTCAGCGGGGAACGCTTTATGAAATGATATGGGAAAAAGGGGAATACAGGCCTCCTTGGCTCTGGAGCGTTGTTAAAGTTCTCAAATGGGCAAAAAGGAGGTTCCCCAGGAAGAGATTCCTCTCGGATCCCGTGGGCGCTGGATCAATTAGGGGGCCTCATAACTGTGGTGACGATAAGACCTTTGAGAGGGCAATAAGAAAGTTCTCGACAACTCAAGACATTAAGCATTTAGAGAACCTTCCTTCGGATTGCCTAGAAAACTGGAAATACATAGTGGATGAAGGAATACTTGACTGGCAACTAATTAGAGCTAAGACTTCGCAGTACTCAGATTTTTGA
- the taw3 gene encoding tRNA(Phe) 7-((3-amino-3-carboxypropyl)-4-demethylwyosine(37)-N(4))-methyltransferase Taw3, with protein MKAKREALISLFQAMEKGEVDEDIIDLLLLINSIKGIYTTSSCSGRIGILEEPALGAKPLSRWLIKVHRPLKFEEAKEALKKAKSGIIFLKSQPPIFHVVAEDEEKAKLVHEVGLSSGFKYTTFKAISSRYLVEINGTEYLTVPLGKDGRVLVADEYLKFTIDIGNQMLERSKSRLPRLYKNFERLKEELGEDPLFKNLSTAKS; from the coding sequence ATGAAAGCTAAACGCGAGGCGCTAATAAGCCTATTTCAAGCAATGGAGAAAGGAGAAGTTGATGAAGATATTATTGACTTACTTCTCCTGATTAATTCAATAAAGGGAATTTACACGACATCCTCCTGTTCGGGGAGAATTGGAATATTAGAGGAGCCAGCACTCGGAGCGAAACCCCTTTCTAGATGGCTCATAAAAGTTCACAGACCTTTGAAGTTTGAAGAGGCTAAAGAGGCTTTAAAGAAAGCCAAAAGTGGGATAATATTCCTGAAGAGTCAACCTCCAATATTTCACGTGGTGGCAGAAGATGAAGAGAAAGCCAAGCTCGTTCATGAGGTTGGCCTTTCAAGCGGTTTTAAGTACACAACTTTCAAGGCTATATCCTCCAGGTATCTCGTTGAGATTAATGGAACCGAGTACCTTACCGTCCCCCTGGGTAAGGATGGGAGGGTTCTCGTTGCTGATGAATACTTAAAATTTACAATAGACATCGGAAATCAGATGTTGGAGAGGAGTAAGTCAAGGCTCCCCAGGCTTTACAAGAACTTTGAAAGGCTTAAAGAGGAGCTGGGAGAAGATCCACTTTTCAAAAATCTGAGTACTGCGAAGTCTTAG
- a CDS encoding protein-L-isoaspartate(D-aspartate) O-methyltransferase, which produces MDELYEKWKRTVEMLEWEGIIKSKEVREAFLRYPRYLFVEDRYKKYAHLDEPLPIPAGQTVSAPHMVAIMLELAKLKPGINVLEIGTGSGWNAALISYLVKRDVYTIERIPELVEFAKRNLERAGVKNVHVILGDGTRGFPPRAPYDVIIVTAGAPKVPDPLIEQLKPGGRLIIPVGSYHMWQELLEVIKKKDGSVEIKSHGGVAFVPLIGEYGWKE; this is translated from the coding sequence ATGGACGAGCTTTATGAGAAGTGGAAAAGAACCGTTGAAATGCTCGAATGGGAAGGAATTATAAAGAGTAAAGAGGTTAGAGAGGCTTTTCTCAGGTACCCCAGATACCTTTTCGTTGAAGACAGATACAAAAAGTACGCTCACCTTGATGAGCCCCTTCCAATACCTGCGGGCCAAACTGTTAGTGCTCCTCACATGGTTGCGATTATGCTCGAGCTGGCCAAGCTTAAACCGGGAATAAACGTCCTTGAAATAGGAACTGGGAGTGGATGGAATGCAGCCTTAATTTCATACCTCGTAAAGAGGGACGTTTATACCATTGAAAGAATTCCTGAGCTAGTGGAATTCGCAAAGAGGAACCTCGAGAGGGCTGGCGTTAAAAACGTTCATGTTATCCTGGGAGATGGGACTAGGGGGTTCCCTCCGAGGGCTCCTTACGATGTGATAATAGTCACGGCTGGAGCTCCTAAAGTTCCTGATCCACTAATTGAGCAGCTAAAGCCTGGGGGCAGGCTCATAATCCCCGTGGGGAGCTATCACATGTGGCAAGAACTACTTGAAGTCATCAAGAAAAAGGATGGGAGTGTGGAAATAAAGAGCCACGGTGGAGTGGCTTTCGTTCCGCTAATAGGTGAATATGGGTGGAAAGAATGA